From Solwaraspora sp. WMMD1047, the proteins below share one genomic window:
- a CDS encoding roadblock/LC7 domain-containing protein yields the protein MDAHAAMLAELHRLRRRMPDVSGTVLADLDGLLVVSDLPGIDAQNVAALSAAGVGIGHRFAQIVGHGPLRESIIQATGGWVICYPAGHALLTVVAFPVADLSRLHPEARAVAQRLGALWDPVRTVDDRVGGSQLADPHAPLAVRTPMASLPVDRLGGPYGGERHHRYPGTY from the coding sequence GTGGACGCTCACGCCGCCATGCTGGCCGAACTGCACCGGCTACGCCGCCGGATGCCCGATGTCTCCGGCACCGTCCTGGCGGATCTCGACGGCCTGCTGGTCGTCAGCGACCTGCCGGGGATCGACGCCCAGAACGTCGCCGCGCTCTCCGCAGCCGGCGTCGGCATCGGTCACCGGTTCGCGCAGATCGTCGGGCACGGTCCGCTGCGCGAGTCGATCATCCAGGCCACCGGCGGCTGGGTGATCTGCTACCCGGCCGGGCACGCGCTGCTGACCGTGGTCGCGTTCCCGGTCGCCGACCTGAGCCGGCTGCATCCCGAGGCCCGCGCGGTGGCGCAGCGGCTCGGCGCCCTGTGGGACCCAGTGCGGACCGTCGACGACCGGGTCGGCGGGTCCCAACTCGCGGACCCGCACGCCCCGCTGGCCGTCCGGACCCCGATGGCGTCGCTGCCGGTGGACCGCCTCGGCGGCCCGTACGGCGGCGAGCGGCACCACCGCTACCCGGGTACCTACTGA
- the ppdK gene encoding pyruvate, phosphate dikinase translates to MVATRKATAESKYIYDFAEGNKDLRDLLGGKGANLAEMTNLGLPVPPGFTITTEACQAYLATGAAPDGLADQITGYLTALEDKMGKRLGDPADPLLVSVRSGAKFSMPGMMETVLNVGLNDASVTGLAAQAGGNDRFAWDSYRRLIQMFGKTVCEVPGEEFEHALDEAKRAKGTTNDLDLDADDLRGLVDAYKKIFSKHTGREFPQEPREQLDLTVNAVFDSWNADRAVLYRRQERIPTDLGTAVNVVAMVFGNLGPDSGTGVAFTRDPASGAQGIYGDYLANAQGEDVVAGIRNTVPLQQLEELDKRSYDELLGIMSRLEEHYRDLCDIEFTIERGKLWMLQTRVGKRTAAAAFVIAAQLVDEGIIDLDEALHRVNGAQLAQLMFPRFDGDHTQELVARGIGASPGAAVGKVVFTGARAVELAAQGEQVILVRRETNPDDLPGMIAAQGILTSRGGKTSHAAVVARGMGKTCVCGADDLDVNVREKRILVRGQTVTEGDVVSIDGTTGNIYLGEVPVCPSEVVRYFEGELSPQEATDPLVAAVHRIMTHADGLRRLRVRTNADTGADAARARRFGAEGIGLCRTEHMFLGDRRELVEKLILARTEADRSAALAALLPLQRADFVEIFREMDGLPVTVRLIDPPLHEFLPPLEELAVNVAVAQERGEDVAKEEALLSAVRRMHEQNPMLGLRGVRLGLVIPGLFAMQVRAIVEAAVECARDGRVAKPEIMVPLVGAVQELETVRAEAEKIIAEVVGDSGVEVLIGTMIEVPRAALTAGQIAEAAQFFSFGTNDLTQMGWGFSRDDVEGAFFWRYLELGIFGISPFESIDVDGVGRLIRIAAQEGRAARPGLKLGICGEHGGDPESVHFFHEVGLDYVSCSPFRVPVARLEAGRAMAESVGSDSR, encoded by the coding sequence CTGGTGGCAACTCGGAAAGCGACCGCGGAATCCAAGTACATCTATGACTTTGCCGAGGGGAACAAGGACCTGCGGGATCTGCTCGGCGGCAAGGGCGCGAATCTCGCGGAAATGACGAACCTCGGGTTGCCCGTGCCTCCCGGATTCACCATCACCACCGAAGCCTGCCAGGCGTACCTCGCCACCGGCGCCGCGCCGGACGGCCTGGCCGACCAGATCACCGGCTACCTCACCGCGCTGGAAGACAAGATGGGCAAGCGGCTCGGCGACCCCGCCGACCCGCTGCTGGTCTCGGTCCGCTCCGGCGCCAAGTTCTCGATGCCCGGCATGATGGAGACCGTCCTGAACGTCGGGCTCAACGACGCCAGCGTGACCGGGCTGGCCGCCCAGGCCGGCGGCAACGACCGGTTCGCCTGGGACTCCTACCGGCGGCTGATCCAGATGTTCGGCAAGACCGTCTGCGAGGTGCCTGGCGAGGAGTTCGAACACGCCCTCGACGAGGCCAAGCGCGCCAAGGGCACCACCAACGACCTCGACCTGGACGCCGACGACCTGCGTGGACTTGTCGACGCGTACAAGAAGATTTTTTCCAAGCACACCGGGCGGGAGTTCCCGCAGGAGCCGCGCGAGCAGCTCGACCTGACCGTCAACGCGGTCTTCGACTCCTGGAACGCCGACCGCGCCGTGCTCTACCGCCGGCAGGAACGCATCCCCACCGACCTCGGCACCGCCGTCAACGTGGTCGCGATGGTCTTCGGCAACCTCGGGCCGGACTCCGGCACCGGCGTCGCGTTCACCCGCGACCCGGCCAGCGGCGCGCAGGGCATCTACGGCGACTACCTGGCCAACGCGCAGGGCGAGGACGTGGTGGCCGGCATCCGCAACACCGTCCCGCTGCAGCAGCTCGAAGAGCTGGACAAGCGGTCGTACGACGAACTGCTCGGCATCATGTCCCGGCTGGAGGAGCACTACCGGGACCTCTGCGACATCGAGTTCACCATCGAGCGCGGCAAGCTCTGGATGCTGCAGACCCGGGTCGGCAAGCGCACCGCCGCCGCCGCATTCGTGATCGCCGCCCAGCTCGTCGACGAGGGCATCATCGACCTGGACGAGGCGCTGCACCGGGTCAACGGGGCGCAGCTCGCCCAGCTGATGTTCCCGCGCTTCGACGGCGACCACACCCAGGAGTTGGTGGCCCGGGGGATCGGCGCCTCGCCCGGCGCGGCGGTCGGCAAGGTGGTCTTCACCGGCGCCCGTGCGGTCGAGCTGGCCGCCCAGGGCGAACAGGTGATCCTGGTCCGCCGGGAGACCAACCCGGACGACCTGCCCGGCATGATCGCCGCGCAGGGCATCCTCACCTCGCGCGGCGGCAAGACCAGCCACGCCGCCGTGGTGGCCCGGGGGATGGGCAAGACCTGCGTCTGCGGCGCCGACGACCTGGACGTCAACGTCCGCGAAAAGCGCATCCTGGTACGCGGCCAGACCGTCACCGAGGGCGACGTGGTCTCCATCGACGGCACCACCGGCAACATCTACCTCGGCGAGGTGCCGGTCTGCCCGTCCGAGGTGGTCCGCTACTTCGAGGGCGAGCTGTCCCCGCAGGAGGCGACCGATCCGCTGGTTGCCGCCGTACACCGGATCATGACGCACGCCGACGGGCTGCGGCGGCTGCGGGTCCGCACGAACGCCGACACCGGCGCGGACGCGGCCCGGGCGCGGCGGTTCGGGGCCGAGGGGATCGGCCTGTGCCGCACCGAGCACATGTTCCTCGGCGACCGGCGCGAGCTGGTGGAGAAGCTGATCCTGGCCCGCACCGAGGCCGACCGGTCGGCGGCGCTGGCCGCGCTGCTGCCGTTGCAGCGGGCCGACTTCGTGGAGATCTTCCGGGAGATGGACGGGTTGCCGGTCACCGTCCGGCTGATCGACCCGCCGCTGCACGAGTTCCTGCCGCCGCTGGAGGAGTTGGCGGTGAACGTGGCGGTCGCCCAGGAGCGCGGCGAGGACGTGGCCAAGGAGGAGGCGCTGCTGTCGGCGGTGCGCCGGATGCACGAGCAGAACCCGATGCTCGGCCTGCGCGGGGTACGCCTCGGGCTGGTCATCCCCGGCCTGTTCGCCATGCAGGTACGCGCCATCGTGGAGGCGGCGGTCGAGTGCGCCCGGGACGGCCGGGTGGCCAAGCCGGAGATCATGGTGCCGCTGGTCGGTGCGGTGCAGGAGCTGGAGACGGTCCGCGCCGAGGCCGAGAAGATCATCGCCGAGGTGGTTGGCGACAGTGGCGTAGAGGTGCTGATCGGCACGATGATCGAGGTGCCCCGGGCGGCACTCACCGCCGGCCAGATCGCCGAGGCGGCCCAGTTCTTCTCCTTCGGCACCAACGACCTGACCCAGATGGGCTGGGGGTTCTCCCGCGACGACGTGGAGGGCGCGTTCTTCTGGCGCTACCTGGAGCTGGGCATCTTCGGCATCTCACCGTTCGAGTCGATCGACGTCGACGGGGTCGGCCGGTTGATCCGGATCGCCGCGCAGGAGGGCCGGGCGGCCCGGCCGGGCCTCAAGCTCGGGATCTGCGGGGAGCACGGCGGCGACCCGGAGTCGGTGCACTTCTTCCACGAGGTGGGGTTGGACTACGTCTCCTGCTCGCCCTTCCGGGTGCCGGTGGCCAGGCTGGAGGCCGGCCGGGCGATGGCGGAGTCGGTCGGCTCCGACAGCCGCTGA
- a CDS encoding family 20 glycosylhydrolase gives MPPSAPGFHPVPPSGADPVGDAPSTGARLADAPPRLADIVPAPVAVRPDPGADYRITADTVIRTSPHPDARAVGHQLADLLQPAIGYPLPVVEAESTGFGGITLLLDQAPTAEVAGATEADATTEAEAEAGAEADEGYRLVVSGDGVLIRAGSAAGLFYGVQTLRQLLAAAIECTEPQPGPWSVPGGVIEDAPRFGYRGAMLDVARHYFGVPEVFRFIDHIARYKINHLHLHLTDDQGWRIAIDAWPRLAEIGGATEVDGGPGGYYTAAQYRRIVSYAAERHITVVPEIDLPGHTNAALTAYGELAPAGVAPPPYTGTDVGFSSVAVDRESTYTFLAEVLAEVAALTPGPYLHIGGDEAFTLGPAEYAVFMERLQPLVAATGKTVVGWHQLAAVGHSPGRVIQYWGTGTADAGVAEAVRQGAKVLLSPGNRTYLDMKYTPATPLGKDWAGLIEVSTAYGWDPGSYLEGVPAEAVLGVEAPLWTETVTSVAEIEYMTFPRLPAIAELGWSAESARDWPDFRHRLAGQGARWDTAGITYHRSPEIPWQPRPTPAQVPG, from the coding sequence GTGCCCCCCAGCGCCCCCGGCTTCCATCCTGTCCCACCGTCCGGCGCCGACCCGGTCGGCGACGCACCGTCGACCGGCGCGCGGTTGGCCGACGCGCCGCCCCGGCTGGCCGACATTGTGCCCGCGCCGGTCGCCGTTCGGCCGGACCCGGGCGCCGACTACCGGATCACCGCCGACACGGTGATCCGCACGTCCCCGCACCCGGACGCGCGGGCAGTCGGCCACCAGCTCGCAGACCTGCTGCAACCCGCCATCGGCTACCCGCTGCCGGTGGTCGAGGCCGAATCAACCGGGTTCGGCGGAATCACTCTGCTGCTCGACCAGGCCCCCACCGCTGAGGTTGCCGGGGCCACCGAAGCCGACGCCACCACCGAAGCTGAGGCCGAGGCCGGCGCCGAGGCGGACGAGGGGTACCGGTTGGTGGTCAGCGGCGACGGGGTGCTGATCCGGGCCGGGAGTGCCGCCGGGCTGTTCTACGGGGTGCAGACCCTGCGGCAGTTGCTGGCCGCCGCGATCGAGTGCACCGAGCCGCAGCCTGGGCCGTGGTCGGTGCCGGGCGGGGTGATCGAGGACGCGCCGCGGTTCGGGTACCGGGGGGCGATGCTCGACGTGGCCCGGCACTACTTCGGCGTACCCGAGGTGTTCCGGTTCATCGACCACATCGCTCGCTACAAGATCAACCATCTGCACCTGCACCTCACCGACGACCAGGGGTGGCGGATCGCGATCGACGCCTGGCCTCGGCTGGCCGAGATCGGCGGCGCGACCGAGGTCGACGGCGGACCGGGCGGGTACTACACCGCCGCCCAGTACCGCCGGATCGTCAGTTACGCGGCCGAGCGGCACATCACCGTGGTGCCGGAGATCGACCTGCCCGGGCACACCAACGCGGCGTTGACCGCCTACGGCGAACTGGCTCCGGCCGGCGTAGCGCCGCCGCCGTACACCGGCACCGACGTCGGGTTCAGCTCGGTGGCGGTCGACCGCGAGTCGACGTACACCTTCCTCGCGGAGGTCCTCGCCGAGGTGGCCGCGCTGACCCCCGGCCCCTACCTGCACATCGGCGGCGACGAGGCGTTCACCCTCGGGCCGGCCGAGTACGCCGTCTTCATGGAGCGGCTGCAGCCGCTGGTGGCGGCGACCGGCAAGACCGTGGTCGGCTGGCACCAGCTCGCGGCGGTCGGCCACTCGCCGGGTCGGGTGATCCAGTACTGGGGCACCGGCACCGCCGACGCGGGCGTGGCCGAGGCGGTGCGGCAGGGCGCCAAGGTGCTCCTCTCCCCCGGCAACCGGACGTACCTCGACATGAAGTACACGCCGGCCACCCCGCTGGGCAAGGACTGGGCCGGGCTGATCGAGGTGTCGACGGCGTACGGCTGGGATCCGGGGTCCTATCTGGAGGGTGTGCCGGCCGAGGCGGTACTGGGGGTCGAGGCGCCGCTGTGGACGGAGACGGTCACCTCGGTGGCGGAGATCGAGTACATGACGTTCCCGCGGCTGCCGGCCATCGCCGAGCTGGGCTGGTCGGCCGAGTCGGCCCGCGACTGGCCGGACTTCCGCCACCGCCTCGCCGGCCAGGGCGCCCGCTGGGACACCGCCGGCATCACCTACCACCGCTCCCCCGAAATCCCCTGGCAACCCCGCCCCACCCCCGCCCAGGTGCCCGGCTGA
- a CDS encoding DUF397 domain-containing protein — MELIGARWRTSSRSSGNTGNCVEVAANLPGVVAVRDSKDPTGPALTFTPAAWRAFSADLGGNRPR; from the coding sequence ATGGAGCTGATCGGAGCGCGCTGGCGCACGAGCAGCCGCAGCAGCGGCAACACCGGAAACTGCGTCGAGGTGGCGGCCAACCTGCCCGGCGTCGTGGCCGTCCGCGACAGCAAGGACCCCACCGGCCCCGCCCTCACCTTCACCCCCGCCGCCTGGCGCGCGTTCTCGGCAGATCTTGGCGGCAACCGGCCCCGATAG
- a CDS encoding helix-turn-helix transcriptional regulator, whose translation MDDKRLEFLLEELRFIRAARGVTQEELAKRINWSASTVAMVETGSRKPPAGFWDLADAALDTGGTLTRLADRLGTPQWKVDWATAERVAVALRSYESTVVPGLLQTEPYARAVLRDAGLLGDEEVQRHLGVRMARQEILTGKNPPQLVAVLDEGVLHRPVGGATVMREQILAIIKACEEQPHIWAHVVPASVGAYVGLNGPFMVAVAPDGQTTGYLDNHLYGDVVDGAEQVARLQIAWEAIRGEALPQRQSIDLMNEVAQTWS comes from the coding sequence GTGGACGACAAACGACTGGAGTTTCTCCTGGAAGAACTGCGCTTCATTCGGGCCGCGCGAGGAGTGACGCAGGAGGAGTTGGCCAAGCGGATCAACTGGTCGGCCTCCACCGTGGCGATGGTGGAGACCGGGTCGCGCAAGCCGCCGGCCGGATTCTGGGACCTCGCCGACGCGGCCCTCGACACCGGCGGAACGCTCACCCGACTGGCCGACCGCCTCGGCACGCCGCAGTGGAAGGTCGACTGGGCCACCGCCGAGCGCGTAGCGGTGGCGTTGCGCTCGTACGAGTCCACCGTCGTTCCGGGCCTGCTGCAGACCGAGCCGTACGCACGCGCGGTGCTACGCGACGCGGGTCTTCTCGGCGATGAGGAAGTCCAGCGTCATCTCGGGGTGCGGATGGCCCGACAGGAGATCCTGACTGGCAAGAACCCACCGCAGCTCGTGGCGGTGCTGGACGAGGGCGTGCTCCACCGCCCGGTCGGCGGGGCGACGGTGATGCGTGAGCAGATTCTGGCGATCATCAAGGCGTGCGAGGAACAGCCGCACATCTGGGCGCACGTCGTGCCCGCGTCGGTCGGCGCCTACGTCGGACTGAACGGGCCGTTCATGGTGGCGGTCGCCCCGGACGGCCAGACCACCGGCTATCTGGACAACCACCTCTACGGCGACGTGGTCGACGGTGCCGAGCAGGTGGCCCGGCTGCAGATAGCATGGGAGGCCATCCGGGGTGAGGCCCTTCCGCAGCGGCAGTCGATCGATCTGATGAACGAGGTGGCGCAGACATGGAGCTGA
- a CDS encoding S8 family serine peptidase, with the protein MSVQRRHIIRVAAAAAAVVVGATMATAPASAQTTTPAPLLPAEAGTPNGGYIVVLKDGPTVGGAGSDPATVAERAGGREIRRYSTVLDGFSAKLDADALAAVRANPNVDYVRADSRFLAIEAAPASGGSVGGVQPNPPSWGLDRVDQRNLPLNSQFSYDTTGTGATVYIVDTGIRTTHTDFGTRAQWAYNAVNDGAGPTAGDCHGHGTHVAGTVGGTSYGVAKNAQIRDIRVLDCQGYGTNADLIEGMDWVAANAPARSVANFSLQNYGTEVNAAAENMIDAGVLPVFIAGNYNTDACGNNPRSSRGIVTGASASDDSRWSSSNFGTCVDIFAPGSGITSAGSTSDTAVASGWSGTSMAAPHVAGWVARHLETNPTATLAQAKAALIAASTTNVLTSVGTGSPNRLLYTQPDGGGTPDTTAPSVPGTPTASSVTATSASLTWTASTDNVGVTGYDVQRSVGGGAFATVGSPTTNSYAATGLTASTAYQFRVRAKDAAGNTSAYSSAVSFTTPPASTGSCQVTYTINSSGFGNFTSTIVIKNTGSSTINGWTLAFALPAGHSFANGWSATYLTSGQNVTATSLSWNGTLVPQGTATIGFNGIGNGTAHPATFTLNGSTCTTA; encoded by the coding sequence ATGTCAGTTCAGCGTCGACACATCATCAGGGTGGCCGCGGCAGCCGCCGCCGTCGTGGTGGGGGCCACGATGGCGACCGCGCCGGCCAGCGCCCAGACCACCACACCCGCACCACTGCTGCCGGCCGAGGCCGGCACGCCCAACGGCGGTTACATCGTCGTACTCAAGGATGGGCCGACCGTCGGTGGCGCGGGCAGTGACCCCGCCACGGTGGCCGAGCGGGCCGGCGGTCGGGAGATCCGCCGCTACTCGACCGTGCTGGACGGCTTCTCCGCGAAGCTGGACGCCGACGCGCTCGCCGCCGTCCGCGCCAACCCGAACGTGGACTACGTCCGGGCCGACTCCCGGTTCCTGGCGATCGAGGCGGCGCCCGCCAGCGGCGGCAGCGTCGGCGGGGTGCAGCCCAACCCGCCGTCCTGGGGGCTCGACCGGGTCGACCAGCGCAACCTGCCGCTGAACTCGCAGTTCAGCTACGACACCACCGGCACCGGCGCCACCGTCTACATTGTGGACACCGGTATCCGGACCACCCACACCGACTTCGGCACCCGCGCCCAGTGGGCCTACAACGCGGTCAACGACGGCGCCGGCCCGACCGCCGGTGACTGCCACGGGCACGGCACGCACGTCGCCGGCACCGTCGGCGGTACGTCGTACGGGGTGGCCAAGAACGCCCAGATCCGCGACATCCGGGTCCTCGACTGCCAGGGCTACGGCACCAACGCCGACCTGATCGAGGGAATGGACTGGGTCGCCGCCAACGCGCCCGCGCGTTCGGTGGCGAACTTCAGCCTGCAGAACTACGGCACCGAGGTGAACGCGGCGGCCGAGAACATGATCGACGCCGGGGTGCTGCCGGTCTTCATCGCCGGCAACTACAACACCGACGCCTGCGGCAACAACCCGCGCTCCTCGCGCGGCATCGTCACCGGCGCCAGCGCCAGCGACGACAGCCGGTGGTCCAGCTCCAACTTCGGCACCTGCGTGGACATCTTCGCGCCCGGCAGCGGCATCACCTCGGCCGGCAGCACCAGCGACACCGCAGTCGCCTCGGGCTGGTCGGGCACCTCGATGGCGGCGCCGCACGTCGCCGGCTGGGTGGCCCGCCACCTGGAGACCAACCCGACCGCCACCCTCGCCCAGGCCAAGGCGGCGCTGATCGCCGCCTCGACCACCAACGTGCTGACCAGCGTCGGCACCGGCTCGCCGAACCGCCTGCTCTACACCCAGCCGGACGGCGGCGGCACCCCGGACACCACCGCACCGTCGGTGCCGGGCACCCCGACCGCGTCGAGCGTGACCGCCACCTCGGCCTCGCTCACCTGGACCGCCTCGACCGACAACGTCGGCGTCACCGGATACGACGTGCAGCGCTCGGTCGGCGGCGGCGCCTTCGCCACGGTCGGCTCCCCCACCACCAACTCGTACGCCGCCACCGGGCTGACCGCCTCCACGGCGTACCAGTTCCGGGTGCGGGCCAAGGACGCGGCCGGCAACACGTCGGCGTACTCCTCGGCGGTCAGCTTCACCACGCCGCCGGCCTCCACCGGGTCCTGCCAGGTGACCTACACCATCAACAGCAGCGGATTCGGCAACTTCACCAGCACGATCGTCATCAAGAACACCGGCTCCAGCACCATCAACGGCTGGACGCTGGCGTTCGCGCTGCCGGCCGGCCACTCGTTCGCCAACGGCTGGTCCGCCACCTACCTCACCAGCGGGCAGAACGTGACCGCGACGTCGCTGTCGTGGAACGGCACGCTCGTCCCGCAGGGTACGGCGACCATCGGGTTCAACGGCATCGGCAACGGCACCGCGCACCCGGCGACCTTCACCCTCAACGGCTCCACCTGCACCACCGCCTGA
- the lepB gene encoding signal peptidase I: protein MIAAHPDPATGPNTERFQPVRSPDEPVARRLARASLTMAVRGRTPVVPATGPIAGSAAGATATGSAAGGRGSVWGEAVLAEFEETTGGWEALRWAASGVRISLRERRGGRSLLGAVGAALWHRGPRRRTLVVALATALLAAFANQFVVTVRHVPSISMETTLLVHDRVLVDRVAFRLFGIERGDVVMAERRIVDPTSARSEWFAIRVLGLAGDAIFCRDGDLWRNDALVDEPYLAAGTVTECDPVTVPPGQVYLLGDHREAAQDSRHWGPADATGIVGRVPARVWPVLRIGPLDQG from the coding sequence ATGATCGCGGCGCACCCCGACCCGGCGACCGGTCCGAACACCGAGCGTTTCCAGCCGGTGAGGTCGCCTGACGAACCGGTGGCGCGGCGACTGGCCCGCGCGTCCCTGACCATGGCGGTCCGGGGTCGGACACCTGTCGTCCCGGCCACCGGCCCCATTGCCGGCTCGGCGGCAGGCGCCACCGCCACCGGCAGCGCCGCCGGCGGCCGGGGGTCGGTCTGGGGCGAGGCGGTCCTCGCCGAGTTCGAGGAGACCACCGGCGGTTGGGAGGCACTGCGCTGGGCGGCCAGTGGGGTCCGGATCTCGCTGCGGGAACGGCGCGGCGGACGCTCGTTGCTCGGCGCGGTCGGCGCCGCGCTCTGGCACCGGGGACCGCGACGGCGAACGCTTGTCGTCGCGCTGGCGACGGCCCTGCTGGCCGCGTTCGCGAACCAGTTCGTGGTCACCGTTCGGCATGTCCCGAGCATCTCGATGGAGACGACGCTGCTCGTCCACGACCGGGTGCTGGTCGACCGGGTCGCGTTCCGGCTGTTCGGGATCGAGCGCGGCGACGTGGTGATGGCGGAGCGCCGGATCGTCGATCCGACCTCCGCCCGCTCCGAATGGTTCGCCATCCGGGTGCTCGGCCTGGCCGGTGACGCCATCTTCTGCCGTGACGGCGACCTGTGGCGAAACGACGCCCTGGTGGACGAGCCCTATCTGGCCGCCGGCACCGTCACCGAGTGCGACCCGGTGACCGTGCCGCCGGGGCAGGTGTACCTGCTCGGCGACCATCGCGAGGCGGCCCAGGACTCCCGGCACTGGGGCCCGGCGGACGCCACCGGGATAGTGGGTCGGGTGCCGGCCCGGGTCTGGCCGGTGCTGCGGATCGGCCCGCTCGACCAAGGCTGA
- a CDS encoding PIN domain nuclease → MAGAVYLADTSVYVLRGRDAVVRRRFESLLAAGRLAACEMTALEYLNNAPDPKGYEVVWGALRGQRWLEVTTEAMARALEVHRMLAARSQHRHFRLPDLIIAATAEVHGATVLHYDADYDRIAAVTDQPVEWVVPKGSV, encoded by the coding sequence ATGGCCGGCGCGGTCTACCTCGCCGACACGTCGGTCTACGTCCTGCGGGGTCGGGACGCGGTGGTGCGGCGTCGATTCGAGTCGCTGCTCGCGGCCGGCCGGTTGGCCGCCTGCGAGATGACGGCGCTGGAATACCTGAACAACGCCCCCGACCCGAAGGGCTACGAGGTCGTCTGGGGTGCCCTACGGGGGCAGCGTTGGCTGGAGGTCACCACCGAGGCGATGGCGCGGGCGCTGGAGGTGCATCGCATGCTGGCGGCGCGTAGCCAGCACCGGCACTTCCGGCTGCCAGATCTGATCATCGCGGCCACCGCCGAGGTGCACGGCGCCACCGTGCTGCACTACGACGCCGACTACGACCGGATCGCGGCGGTGACGGATCAGCCGGTCGAATGGGTGGTGCCGAAGGGTTCGGTGTAA
- a CDS encoding type II toxin-antitoxin system VapB family antitoxin, with translation MTRITVDVNDEWLEAAREVLGTDTKVATINEALRSFAVRRRAVEIVSALDSVTMDYSGAHEAWGYGGGRDLGALAEDARDERVA, from the coding sequence ATGACGCGCATCACGGTGGATGTCAATGATGAGTGGTTGGAGGCGGCCCGGGAGGTGCTCGGCACCGACACCAAGGTGGCGACCATCAACGAGGCGCTGCGTTCCTTCGCTGTCCGGCGGCGGGCTGTCGAGATCGTCTCGGCCCTCGACTCCGTGACGATGGACTACTCGGGTGCCCACGAGGCGTGGGGCTACGGCGGTGGCCGTGATCTGGGGGCGCTGGCCGAGGACGCGCGGGACGAGCGCGTGGCGTGA
- a CDS encoding type II toxin-antitoxin system VapB family antitoxin, whose protein sequence is MARTVIDLDEATLALAQRQLGTKTKRETINRALAIAAGTSADDRARGLAWLQENADLVLDFEVLEENERTGR, encoded by the coding sequence ATGGCTCGCACTGTCATCGACCTCGACGAGGCGACCCTCGCCCTCGCCCAACGCCAACTAGGCACCAAGACGAAGCGGGAGACGATAAATCGAGCTCTTGCCATCGCGGCAGGTACCAGTGCTGACGATCGCGCCCGTGGGCTCGCTTGGCTACAGGAGAACGCAGACCTGGTGCTCGACTTCGAGGTCCTGGAGGAGAACGAGCGCACCGGTCGATGA
- a CDS encoding PIN domain nuclease: protein MTYLVDTSAAWRLLRRQIADPWPRYVAQGLVALCPPVEAELMVSVRAERDYEAFFAILRRTFGWCPTMDDPWKHVLAVQRDLIRIGHHRGPSPIDIVIALTAQQHRLTLLHVDADFDSIAKVRPGIAMIRLDERPADQS from the coding sequence ATGACATACCTGGTCGACACCTCAGCTGCCTGGCGGCTCCTGCGCCGACAGATCGCCGATCCTTGGCCCCGTTATGTTGCTCAAGGTCTGGTTGCGCTCTGCCCGCCCGTCGAGGCCGAACTCATGGTGTCCGTGCGGGCGGAACGCGACTACGAGGCGTTCTTCGCGATTCTGCGCCGTACCTTTGGCTGGTGCCCGACGATGGATGATCCGTGGAAGCACGTGCTCGCCGTGCAGCGTGACCTGATCAGGATCGGACACCACCGAGGGCCATCTCCGATCGACATCGTCATCGCCCTGACCGCACAGCAACATAGGTTGACCCTGCTCCACGTTGACGCCGACTTCGACTCGATCGCGAAGGTCCGCCCTGGAATCGCGATGATCCGACTCGATGAACGTCCGGCAGATCAGTCCTGA